Genomic DNA from Torulaspora delbrueckii CBS 1146 chromosome 8, complete genome:
GTAATTGCACTTTATTAGATATCATAGTGGACGAGATGCATTATAATAATATACTTAATCATCTAATTGACCTACAACGACCCACTTAGCATCGCATTTCATCGGTTAAGCCTACTTCTGCGTTTTAATGTTTTCTACTATTAAATCCACTGTCTGCTGTTTAATTTTAGATGGTTTCTAGGTATTCTACCTGATGAAAATTTGCAACTTCAAATCAGAATGAATACACCAAGAAAGACTCATtaacttcaaaattggtGGTTAATCTGTTAGCCCCGATCTGGTTTCCAACGATCGGTATGAAATCGTAAAGTCTCTGCAGCCTTTATCGCTTGTCAAAGTGTCACGAAATCCCAATCTGGCGGCGTGCCTTTAGTATTCTGATAATAAAATCCACCATGACTAAATATTCGAGATATAGAAGTGAATTTGGACAGAGATTTCCAAGGTTGTCGTACTTATATTTCGCCCTTAAATTAATCTTCTGCTTATGTTGTTATTTTGACCCTGTATCATCACCCGATATCATCGTTACTACACTCCTCTTCAAGATCGCATATTTCAGAACAATGAACACTCAACCATATTTGAACCATATAGTATCGATCACGCTCATCTGTTTGTAGTACATTGTATGGCTGCTACTGATTGTAATGTTCGTCTACAACCGATGTTTTGCCCTAGATCTTATCATGAGCAACTTTCAGTATTGAAACCTCTCCTCTTTTCAGCAGTACTGACAATTATCgagatcaattgcaatATAAGTTTTGATTGAGCTTTGATTGGATTCACTGATTGTCTTTTAAAGTGAATAAAACATATCTTAGTGTGACACAAAAATAAACACGATCAAATAATTAGATGTTACAAACGACACTCACTACAAGCATCAAACCTCTAGTCAGAAATTGACCAGAGCCGCAGAGGAGGAAATTCCAGATTCCGATTTTTGGGATATGATTTCATTCGATTTTATGAGTTTACAACCTAGCCGCCGAGTTCAAGCTAATTTCTGGATATCTTTTGCGGGTTCTCTTACTAGAGCATATAGAATTTGATAGAGGTGTACTAATTAACCGTGATTTGGGAAACCCATTATCGATTACAGCAACCTTTCAAACCATCCCGCCTTTTGCTCAAGAAGTGCGATTCAATCTAAACTGTTCGTGGtaggaagaaagaattatAGAGAAACTGTCACAAAACCGAAAGGTGAGGTGACACCGTCGATGGGAATGAACACAATTGTGTTCGATTTATTTTGATTGAGTTATTAGATGGCACAAAAGCGATCGAAAGGTATAAATTGGGCTCCAGTTTTCCATTGGTTTATCTCTTCTTTACCTCGATCTCCTCCGCTTTATTGAACTTATTCTTTCACAGGAGATTCAACCTCGAAGTTTCGAACCATATCACACTCTagttcaaatcaaaaatccAATAATACCTCAATTATATCAGAAATGCCAAAAGCTTATTTAGAGAACCCCAACTTCGGACAAAGGCAAGATTCTGAATCGGAACAACAAGGAACGGGGGTTGCACCTttcaaattgcaaaatgGAGCTTTTGTCAATGGGAAGTTAGAAAATGCTAGCGGCAAAAGAGAGCACCgcagaagaaatcttttgaagacgaAATTAAGTGCTTTGTGGAATAGTAAATTTGAACAACATGAAATCGAAACCACAAAGCCAGAGGACGCCAATCATAAGAGACATCACATCAGATTCTGGAAAAATAGATTCAAAGACCAAAGAAGTGACAGGAGTCAAGGTGACCATAAAAATACACTTTCCAACACAGAGTCTTCGTCGCCTATATCGAATCACAATATCTTCGATACAAGCGCGCTCCTCTTTTCACGGACTTCAACTGAGCGTTCGGAACAGGATTTGGAGTCCCTCATCAACGAAACTTGTACTGTAATTTTCAGGCCGATCGACGGAAACGACGAACATGATCTATGCTCATGTATAGTTGACGACCATTGCAGCTTCAGGTATTCGCCCAGCCCCACGGCACCGCTCAACATATTCGGACCACACTCAAGATCAGCCTCTGAGGCAGCCTCTGGAACATGCATTCAGCATGAAGAGAGCTGTCACGAGAGTTTTTCATTCGCACTCACTCCTACAGCAACTATGGGGATGGGGATGGGGGTAGTCGGCGTGCCGGAGTCCCCTGTCACAACCGACAGCGCTAGTCGGCTAAGTCTACGCAACTCAGCTGATTCAGCCCTTCATGGGGCAGACTCTTTGACACCAGTCGTGCGCAGCCCTACTACGTACAGCCCAGTAGACACAAGATCCCTGGATGACGTGGGAACTGCTAGGGATGTTGATGTTATGGAGGAAGACAGATGGATTGTCAGCAGCCTGAAAGAGTATTGTTCTACTCGTCTTTTCGGAAAAAGTCAAAGGACGAACAGAGACGTCGGTGACTTTCATTCGATACCTAAAACTCTTGCTGGTCAAGAATCCAATCCATTTGATGCAAAACTGTTGACCAGTTCCAGCAGATCGGGTGGATCATTCTTCCACGGATGGCGTCATTTCAAAGACGGATAGTAAAACTGCAAATaggaagaaatggaagagTAATAGAGCACATTATCGAAAAGGTTAAATGTTGTTCGTATCTGACCGAAGCTTGCGACAATGAGCAAAAGGGACTGGCCATCTTTTTCGTTCAGTGCTGAGCTACCCACatttaatcttttcagtaatgttcttctttcttctcaattCCTTCAGCTGGTGGTGCCAGGTCCTTGACCGTTTATGTCTATAGCGTGGATGTTAGGGGTTGTCCGTTCAAGCTAGTACTTGTCAAACTTCATAGATCGCATCTGTATTCAACGCTGGCGATGCCAGGACTTTTACAAAAAAAACTATTAACATGTATCCATTCCCGCCTTGTGTCCTCACAAAGCTATGTATGGAAAGATGGCAATGATTGCAGCGACATCATATGACGCTGCTGTCCGTTCCCAAATAATTGAAACTTGTCTACCGCTCACTGCAATGAGCTTAATAGACTATTCAAGTTTCATAAAAGAGTCCAAAAAGTCTCTACATAATCATAAGACATTCATAAGGCGAACATCCCATAGTCGATCATGAGAAGAAGGTCAGGTTAAAATTAAATTTCAACCAGCAAAAACACAATCTCGGACGAATCCTCACTGATATGCGTATTTCCCTTGCATAAGGATGggttctttcaaaagaactAAGAAAGGTGTACGAACCAAGAAGAGTTAAAAAGTCTTCGACACTGTTTATATAGTTCGCTCGAAAAGTCGCTTCGTTAAATATCATCATGTACGCAATATCGGTACCTTGTAGTATAAATGCTGCTTAAAAGTCCGAATCAGAGTTTAGTAACTCGTCCAATTCTTTAGAGCTCGTTCTACTAATGCCACTATTTTCTTGACTCGACTGTTTTTTTCTCGTTTTGGCGATGTAGCTGATCTCGtcattttcaacaataACCGAGGTAAGCTGAGCGTCTCCATTAACAATCCCGCTTTGAAGACCGCGAGCAATGCATTTAGTCCTATTCATTTCGATAGTTCTTACTTTTTTGTTATGCCgcaaatcttcaaatagACGTTGAATTTTCTGATTGTGATAGCTGTGCGGAATATTGACAATCTTGGTGTAACGCTTGAAATTTGGTATGGTGTCTATGGATACAGTGTGTGCGGCCGAATACTTTCGAAGGAAATATTCACGCTCTTGTATGGTAAGCAGACCATCGTCATCTGtttgagaatttgaatttgaattttgagtTGGCTCTctttttggcttctttgtaGTTGCCGATGTTGACACTTCGACTTTCAGTTTTCTTTTGTTCGCTACTGGATTAATGTGCCACCTGTCGTCATCGTCCATCTTTTGACCAAGGCTTATATTTGTGTCACTTGATGTCTTCTCAGGCGAGGGAGGTTCAGACTGCACACCTGTGCCGTAAGTAGAGCCGCCACAGATAGGCAGACGCTCACTATTTGACTTTTTACCAAAAGCGCtataatcatcatcaaattcaagcttAACGGGGGATGAACCTTCTAGAGGGCTAAGCTCTGCCGGGTCCAGGGAAGGAAGCTCTTTATCGAGAACAACACTTTTCACCTCTTTTTTTCTCGATGTCACctttttcaccaaagtATTCGCAGTTGCAATACCTGTATTCACATTATCTGGCATGAAAAACtgcttttccttcttcgGACCCTTTTTCTTACGCTCCCTCCTCTTGGGTTTCTTACCGAGCATGCATTGCGTAGCATAACGAATAACTTCTTCTGTGTCTTCCATTTCATTTACCACTTGTGCATCTTCGTCGATGTTTATATGCTCCTCACGGCAAATAGGATTGATGTCGGACGGTATGATTCTATCAGACTTCTTGTACTGTAGATTGTTTTGGCAAATCAAATACTGTAACTTCTCATAATCCTTCATGGCCTGCTCAAATTTGAGGGATTCGTTACTACTGAAAAGTAAAACAATTCTACCATCTCTTTTTCTACCAGTTCTGCCCATTCGCTGGATGTTCTTAATGGGACTACTCGTTGTGTCATAGCAAATAATAAGATCAACTTCACCGATATCTaaaccttcttctccaataGAAGTACAAACTAGCACATTATATTCTCCATTTTTAAATTTCATAATCACTTCTTTCTGCTGCTTCTGTGTCATACCGTTTAGTTGTGCTTCTTCAGAGCTACCGGTTCGCCGAGTGCCTCTCTCTAATTTAGCCTGggtcttcttcagctttctGTCTTCTTCCAGttgcttctcttcttccagcCTTTTGAGTCTATCAGCCTTTTTCCTACCTTTGGGTTGGTTCTTTCTTGCGAAGGtcacttcatcaaaaccTTCTTTACCTTTCGCTTGGCCAATAAATATGTGAGGTCTTACCTGGTAGGGATGGCCTGGTTCATTCATCGTATCTACACATTTGACAATCTCCAAGGCGCTTTCCCTAAGCTCAGTGAAAATAATCACTCTAGAGTTGGATCCAATATCTGAAAAGAAATCTGCCAGTTCTTCTCTAACATGGTTTAGTTTACCATGTcccaaaaatttgggatTGGATAGAAGCGATTCACATTGTTTCATCATAGTAGTCAAAATAGGATTGTAATAAAATTCAGCCGCGGTCTTGTTCGTCGATTTACCCAGACTATATTTCGTTGTGAATTCCTTATGCTTATCGATAAAATAGTTGTAAAACGTTCTTATCCCGTAGATTTTAATGCGCTTTAACATCTGACCTACATGGTTTAACAGCTGCAAAATAAAGAAATTCCTCCATTTGATACCTTCAGGTATTCCTGGATTTGCTATTATTTTCTGACTTTGTTGCATCGCCTTGAAAGCGTTTATCTGTGATGGATTACAATCCTCATaaattttcaattcaatAGCCTGCGAAAGAACTGGCAGAATAGCTATGCCAATTTGTTCGATTATATCTTCGATCTCAACCGTCGGACTCACTTCAATCTTCGCTCtactcttcttcctcataTACCTCACAATATCGGCACTTTCCTCCGTTCTTGCTTCTATCTTCGAAATTTCCAGATTATTCACAACTTCTTGCACTCCAATAAGATCGGTTCCAGGTGTAGCTGTCAACGCCAATACCCTATAAGAAGTATTGAACCGACTGACAAACTTGATAATATTAGTGTAGGCATAAGAACCGGTTGCTCGATGGGCTTCATCAATCACAATCGTTATGATGTCCTTGGGATGTAGCACACCTCGCTTCAGGTCATTTTCCATCACCTGCGGTGTGGTAAAGAAGACTCTCTTCTCCTcccaaatttcttctctatTCTTTCTCGATTTATCCAGAAGAATTGCAGTCTGATCCTGTGGTATCCCGGTAATACCCAAACAAGCTTTGATCTGTTGTGCAACTAGTGGTCTTGTTGGAGCTGTGAAGATGATCTTCCCCGATTGAGACCACctaaagaaattgagcatAACAGTGCTCGCTATGAAAGTTTTCCCCATTCCTGTTGGAATCGCACATAATGTATTCTGGAACAGAGCTTTTCGTACAATATCGAACTGATATTCTCTAACCTCGAAATTCGTCGGATACACATAGTGTCCCAATGCATCTTGAACTAACTTGTGGTGAGTTGGTCCAAATGTAACTTCCTGCCTGATTTCTTCGTAGATCGACTTTTGACCTTCAATGGTACGGCCAGTCAAGTCCTTCTGCACCGGCATTGATTTCCGAATGACTGTCTCATGAACAATCCGGTTGACATTATTTCCACAAAGAGACTCTAACTCTTCCTCATTGATATCGTCAAAACTATCATCAGCACCAACCATTACCGTGATATCCACAATTCAGCATTTCCTTTCTTCGATGACCAATATCTGGTCTACTCTCTGTCCTTGCTTAAGTGTTCAGAATCATCTAATTATCAGATGCGTCTCAAGAAACGCGTCTCAAGAAACGCGTAAAGTAAAATCGCCAGCGACGGGTTTCTATATAAACTATACCCATCGCTAATCATCGCTTTCCATCACTACTCATCAGTCGATCAGCTCATCAGAGAAAGTTCTGCTTTTTGTAGCGCTCGAATGCGGTGATGATATCGTTCTTGGTAAATTTCACGTAGGTGCCCTTGTAATGCTTCTCGATTAGCATGTAGAGCTTTAGATATAGCGAGACAGTTTGGCCCTGGATGCAGGACCACAGTTTGTCACAAAGCACTTCTTTAATAGTTTCGTCGGGCTCGTTCGCAAAATGGGCCAGCATGTGGTCGTGCAGCCTTTTGACGAGGATATCGATCTCGTTGGAAGTATATCCGATTAGAATATTCTCCAGGTTGTGCTTGCTGTAAGCGGCCCATTTGGAGGGATCAGCGACTCTGCCCGGTACCGTACTGTCGATCAGATTGCTGGCACCGTGTACAAACAGTGTTAACTTGGGCATGGCAACTCGCAGTAGGAAGGAAGCGTACGTTTCCTTTTCCGCatcaaaaatcttctttgcatcCTGTAATGAAGAATCAAACACACCTTTGCCATTCAGTAAGGTTAGTAGTTCAAGCAACCAATGACAGTTCATCAACAGCGTGATCGTTCTGTCAATATTGGCTGAGTCTGAAGATGCAGCTTCTGCTGAGTCCAACAGCTTGTTCGTGTCGTTTTTCCTGGCTAGCAGTTTTGTCACGGCACTACTCATCTTAGAGCAGGCGGCATCATATATCTGAGCGGCCTTAAACGAACTGTCATCTTCTATGTGTATTTCGCGCTCTGtaactttgatgagatcttgcgagttcttgatgaagagcgGCAGTCCGATAACAGAAGGTAATATGCATTTAGAAGAGACGCTAATTGAGAGTCTCTCCAAATACATTATCTGCTCATCGACATGGTCTACCCAGACCTGCTTTACCTGGGATAGCACTCTGGAGACAGCAGTCATCAGGAACTCGGCGTTGGTTGATTCCAAGACTTTCACTTCTTGCTCTAGAGAGATCATCAGGGCTGGAGCAATCGATCGGTCGCCCTTTAATAGGTCTGTGAAACAGGAGGCTATGTGGTTGACAATTGGTTGGAAGGTCCTGGAAACTATTTGTGTTTCAATTGAGGCAGAATCTCTATCTGATTGCATACTCTTGTATTCGGTCAGTGGAATCATTCTACTATTTGGATCGCTGTattttttgacaaattgttcaaaatcaagCTTGGAAGAGATGTGAAAGAAATTATCGATAAAATTCTGATAAAAGATACACCATCTTCCAATAGTTTGCATGTATTCTCTTAAACTATGCAATAGATTCTCAGATTCTGTGTTTGACGTCTGAGCAGCCTTGGTATCTTTGGGATGTTTCCACTGCGAGAGCAGGGCATTCAGACCAGGCTGCTCGTTAATTGTCTTCTGCTCACTTAAAGGGAAAGAGTCCTTtaaaaatttcaactcCTTCAAAATTGAGTGGCACATTTTATTGTAAACTCCGGCAATGCTATTGCTCCAGCTTTCGATCAAAAGCTGATACGATTCTGGTGAAATTTCTTTGCAGAAAAGAGTCAAAGACGAAAACTTCAATAGACGACTCAAAAAACTAGAAAGCTGGTCCTCAGAAATATCGTCCTTTGACGAATTGGCAAACTTTCCGGTCATTTCGGTAACTAATCTCTCAATGAAAACTTTGGTCACTTTCTCATACGCTTCTCGCCTTTGCTTCAGTGCTCTCATCTCACCAAGGTTATAATGTCCCTCTTCTTTTTCACCATTAATAGCTTTGAGAGCTTTGTATAGAGCTACCAACTGTTGCTCCATCCTACCTAGATACTTTTCAGTAATAGGATAGTTCAACAATTCATTCAAGTTAGCTTCGTCTAGGGAAACTGTATTCAGTAGCTCAGACAGTGTGTTCCACaacaattttttgtttGCACTTTCAACCTGCAATCCGTTATTTTGACTCTCCACATATTCAATGTCTCCAGCAACGTTGCCCATTTCCATGAGAAATAAAGATAGAATAGGATTCATTCTATCGCATTCCCGATCAACATTTTGCTCGTACGGCAGCAGTGTCGAACCTAGCTTTTCTAATGACAAAAGAGTATTATTGAAATTGTACTCCGTCTCGGCCATTTTCGCATTAAGTCTTTTTATTAGGCTTTCagcatcatcatcaatgtcCCAGTTAATTTCCGTTAGGATTTCAAGtacttcctcatcatcaatatccCACGTCTTTTTGTTGACGATTTCTTGCTTTTCAATCAGTGCCTTTGTTCCTTCATGATTTACCAAAGCGCTTTCCTCGGCATTGGTAACTAACGCTTCCTCCTGAATGGTCGAAACTTCATGGTACATATGCATCGAATCCGGATCCAAGGCCTGACTGTAGCGTACCTCGTCACCTCTTTCGAATGAGAG
This window encodes:
- the TDEL0H03160 gene encoding uncharacterized protein, with the protein product MPKAYLENPNFGQRQDSESEQQGTGVAPFKLQNGAFVNGKLENASGKREHRRRNLLKTKLSALWNSKFEQHEIETTKPEDANHKRHHIRFWKNRFKDQRSDRSQGDHKNTLSNTESSSPISNHNIFDTSALLFSRTSTERSEQDLESLINETCTVIFRPIDGNDEHDLCSCIVDDHCSFRYSPSPTAPLNIFGPHSRSASEAASGTCIQHEESCHESFSFALTPTATMGMGMGVVGVPESPVTTDSASRLSLRNSADSALHGADSLTPVVRSPTTYSPVDTRSLDDVGTARDVDVMEEDRWIVSSLKEYCSTRLFGKSQRTNRDVGDFHSIPKTLAGQESNPFDAKLLTSSSRSGGSFFHGWRHFKDG
- the MPH1 gene encoding 3'-5' DNA helicase (similar to Saccharomyces cerevisiae MPH1 (YIR002C); ancestral locus Anc_7.153), with the translated sequence MVGADDSFDDINEEELESLCGNNVNRIVHETVIRKSMPVQKDLTGRTIEGQKSIYEEIRQEVTFGPTHHKLVQDALGHYVYPTNFEVREYQFDIVRKALFQNTLCAIPTGMGKTFIASTVMLNFFRWSQSGKIIFTAPTRPLVAQQIKACLGITGIPQDQTAILLDKSRKNREEIWEEKRVFFTTPQVMENDLKRGVLHPKDIITIVIDEAHRATGSYAYTNIIKFVSRFNTSYRVLALTATPGTDLIGVQEVVNNLEISKIEARTEESADIVRYMRKKSRAKIEVSPTVEIEDIIEQIGIAILPVLSQAIELKIYEDCNPSQINAFKAMQQSQKIIANPGIPEGIKWRNFFILQLLNHVGQMLKRIKIYGIRTFYNYFIDKHKEFTTKYSLGKSTNKTAAEFYYNPILTTMMKQCESLLSNPKFLGHGKLNHVREELADFFSDIGSNSRVIIFTELRESALEIVKCVDTMNEPGHPYQVRPHIFIGQAKGKEGFDEVTFARKNQPKGRKKADRLKRLEEEKQLEEDRKLKKTQAKLERGTRRTGSSEEAQLNGMTQKQQKEVIMKFKNGEYNVLVCTSIGEEGLDIGEVDLIICYDTTSSPIKNIQRMGRTGRKRDGRIVLLFSSNESLKFEQAMKDYEKLQYLICQNNLQYKKSDRIIPSDINPICREEHINIDEDAQVVNEMEDTEEVIRYATQCMLGKKPKRRERKKKGPKKEKQFFMPDNVNTGIATANTLVKKVTSRKKEVKSVVLDKELPSLDPAELSPLEGSSPVKLEFDDDYSAFGKKSNSERLPICGGSTYGTGVQSEPPSPEKTSSDTNISLGQKMDDDDRWHINPVANKRKLKVEVSTSATTKKPKREPTQNSNSNSQTDDDGLLTIQEREYFLRKYSAAHTVSIDTIPNFKRYTKIVNIPHSYHNQKIQRLFEDLRHNKKVRTIEMNRTKCIARGLQSGIVNGDAQLTSVIVENDEISYIAKTRKKQSSQENSGISRTSSKELDELLNSDSDF
- the SEC3 gene encoding GTP-Rho binding exocyst subunit SEC3 (similar to Saccharomyces cerevisiae SEC3 (YER008C); ancestral locus Anc_7.154), with protein sequence MKSSRSPFKKLSHSREASTGERPSSASHKRTVSGSSATNSHHIRNVSGSGNAPPVSGINTSHRRTTSNSSRSSQNSNFLAEQYERDRKAIIASCFSTHDPRHSEAPNSYITHVRIIEDSRSPSARPPPTSALQNKKKRILIMSVKPNNSNAIQLQKGRENQDGSFQIGRTWDLKELTRVERDTEINEGFILTLGKKYYWETNSAKERTVFIKSLINAFMQAFDGHVPELVNWDLSTFYLDEKSYNRAVITRTPSTSRTTTITTTTSESTRENGNGDYAAAHPQVKSPERADRSGQDSQVTRGNVVNALSKVPYVNSPTIIEANKRYETQLQDRTSPVRNDQTPASIVSGDSGTTTQSQRSSRHIPQAAFTTPVWQREVSPPGDSALGKESHSEKHMSMSESRSDHLLEELNEMLSPAGLASSGAIPMEKDDSGSKEFVDAEPVVKSAKVQTLPESHQYEPKAFDEKSLDLNETISVNEADEADDTNDLSFERGDEVRYSQALDPDSMHMYHEVSTIQEEALVTNAEESALVNHEGTKALIEKQEIVNKKTWDIDDEEVLEILTEINWDIDDDAESLIKRLNAKMAETEYNFNNTLLSLEKLGSTLLPYEQNVDRECDRMNPILSLFLMEMGNVAGDIEYVESQNNGLQVESANKKLLWNTLSELLNTVSLDEANLNELLNYPITEKYLGRMEQQLVALYKALKAINGEKEEGHYNLGEMRALKQRREAYEKVTKVFIERLVTEMTGKFANSSKDDISEDQLSSFLSRLLKFSSLTLFCKEISPESYQLLIESWSNSIAGVYNKMCHSILKELKFLKDSFPLSEQKTINEQPGLNALLSQWKHPKDTKAAQTSNTESENLLHSLREYMQTIGRWCIFYQNFIDNFFHISSKLDFEQFVKKYSDPNSRMIPLTEYKSMQSDRDSASIETQIVSRTFQPIVNHIASCFTDLLKGDRSIAPALMISLEQEVKVLESTNAEFLMTAVSRVLSQVKQVWVDHVDEQIMYLERLSISVSSKCILPSVIGLPLFIKNSQDLIKVTEREIHIEDDSSFKAAQIYDAACSKMSSAVTKLLARKNDTNKLLDSAEAASSDSANIDRTITLLMNCHWLLELLTLLNGKGVFDSSLQDAKKIFDAEKETYASFLLRVAMPKLTLFVHGASNLIDSTVPGRVADPSKWAAYSKHNLENILIGYTSNEIDILVKRLHDHMLAHFANEPDETIKEVLCDKLWSCIQGQTVSLYLKLYMLIEKHYKGTYVKFTKNDIITAFERYKKQNFL